The Acidiferrobacterales bacterium genome includes a window with the following:
- a CDS encoding NAD(P)/FAD-dependent oxidoreductase, with protein MTRVAVLGAGPCGISQLHAFACAERNGADIPEIVCYEKQSDWGGLWNYTWRTGTDQYGEPVHGSMYRYLWSNGPKECLEFADYSFEEHFGRAIPSFPPRAVLTDYIKGRAESSGIRKFCKFNHAVQWVSYDDTSEKFSVTARNLEENSSVTEQFDSVVVATGHFSVPNVPQFEGFDTFNGRVLHAHDFRDAREFEGMDVLIIGTSYSAEDIASQCHKYGANSLTISHRTAPTGFHWPDSFEEVPLLTRVEGKTAHFKNGVSKNVDAIILCTGYLHHFPFMDKPLQLSTTNRMWTPNLYQGVIWNDNPKVMYLGMQDQYYTFNMFDVQAWYVRDVIMGRIDVPSRTERDKDDAAWLEREATLADYEQEIFFQADYIRVLLDQVDYPEFDVKGMGDTFMNWEHHKHDSIIGYRDNGHRSLVTSNMQPVHHTKWIEAMDDTMESYLT; from the coding sequence ATGACTCGAGTCGCAGTACTTGGCGCCGGCCCTTGTGGCATTTCACAGTTGCATGCATTCGCTTGTGCCGAGAGAAACGGCGCAGATATTCCAGAAATTGTCTGCTATGAGAAGCAAAGTGACTGGGGTGGGCTGTGGAATTACACTTGGCGCACCGGCACAGATCAGTATGGGGAACCCGTTCACGGCAGTATGTACCGGTATCTGTGGTCAAATGGCCCCAAAGAATGTCTTGAATTCGCCGACTACTCGTTTGAGGAACACTTTGGACGGGCAATACCTTCCTTTCCACCGCGTGCGGTACTTACCGATTACATCAAGGGACGCGCTGAATCATCCGGAATTCGTAAATTTTGCAAGTTCAATCATGCCGTGCAATGGGTCAGCTACGATGACACCTCCGAAAAATTCTCAGTGACTGCAAGAAATCTGGAAGAGAACTCCTCGGTCACAGAGCAGTTTGATTCTGTGGTTGTGGCTACGGGTCACTTTTCGGTCCCCAACGTACCGCAATTCGAAGGTTTTGACACTTTCAATGGACGTGTCCTTCATGCGCACGATTTCAGGGATGCCCGTGAGTTTGAAGGCATGGATGTCCTCATAATCGGAACCAGCTATTCAGCAGAGGACATCGCATCCCAGTGTCATAAATACGGTGCCAACTCTCTCACAATCAGCCATCGAACGGCACCGACCGGGTTTCACTGGCCGGATTCATTTGAGGAGGTGCCCTTGCTGACCCGGGTTGAGGGCAAGACTGCACATTTCAAAAATGGCGTAAGCAAGAACGTGGATGCAATCATACTTTGTACAGGGTATCTGCACCATTTCCCCTTTATGGACAAGCCCTTGCAGCTGAGCACGACGAACAGGATGTGGACTCCCAATCTTTATCAGGGTGTAATCTGGAACGACAACCCCAAAGTCATGTATCTTGGCATGCAGGACCAATATTACACATTCAATATGTTTGATGTCCAAGCCTGGTATGTTCGAGATGTCATTATGGGCCGCATCGACGTGCCGTCAAGAACGGAACGGGACAAAGACGATGCCGCATGGCTTGAGCGCGAAGCCACCCTGGCGGACTACGAACAGGAAATCTTCTTTCAGGCTGACTACATCAGAGTCCTGCTAGACCAGGTTGACTATCCGGAGTTTGATGTCAAGGGGATGGGCGACACCTTCATGAACTGGGAGCATCATAAACACGACAGTATCATTGGTTATCGCGACAATGGTCATCGATCACTGGTGACAAGCAACATGCAACCGGTGCATCATACGAAGTGGATCGAAGCGATGGATGACACCATGGAAAGTTATCTGACCTGA